A part of Isachenkonia alkalipeptolytica genomic DNA contains:
- a CDS encoding ABC transporter permease: MKNENTFNTFQLLKFAIKRDRIRALIWLVGVGGMILLFTMMFRNLLPTTEDIVTMTIAQSSSPATRIFLAPASGVSLGGFTMLRVSTTIITFFGLFGFLTAIRHTRQSEELGRLELLGSTAVGRYSTVTSVLVFMAILNLLLTLITFGIFRGSGLPTEGSLLAAISFGLFGMLFALVGAITAQLAGTSRGASGLAGMIMAVTFLISGTANALGEFHPDTLTVESQWYTYLSPYGWYQQIHAFHDNQWIFLLLYAAAILVLLPIPYLLLQRRDLGAGILPSKKGRTEASPFLRSPLGLAWRLHRKLMLIWIIISLSLGALFGAISDEFSEALGALEQAEALFSEEMMLLSIISILGSLMVIYVIQALLILAGEESSGGVESVLSASVSRRTWLGGHLLMTILGSFLILLAIGLATGLAAPQETFTVGMLLETSMLLFPAFLAVTGISLFAYSLSHKLFPAVPWAMLIIGLGFGPFFGPAMDLPQFLQNLSPFTHVPYLFEDLEGIGYWIFAVLGVVTLILGTLRIRTRPLDLP, encoded by the coding sequence ATGAAAAACGAAAACACCTTCAACACTTTCCAATTATTGAAATTTGCCATAAAACGGGATCGGATCCGTGCATTGATCTGGCTTGTTGGGGTCGGCGGCATGATCCTGCTGTTCACGATGATGTTTCGAAATTTACTGCCCACCACGGAGGACATTGTTACTATGACCATAGCCCAATCCAGCAGTCCCGCAACCAGGATATTTCTGGCCCCGGCCTCGGGAGTAAGTCTGGGAGGGTTTACCATGCTTAGGGTCTCCACCACGATCATCACCTTTTTCGGCCTCTTCGGGTTTTTGACCGCCATTCGTCATACCCGTCAAAGTGAAGAGCTGGGACGACTGGAGCTTCTCGGCTCCACCGCGGTGGGACGCTACAGCACCGTGACCTCGGTACTGGTATTCATGGCAATCCTGAACCTCTTGTTGACTTTGATCACCTTTGGAATCTTTCGGGGGTCCGGACTTCCCACAGAGGGCTCCCTGCTTGCGGCAATCAGCTTCGGGCTCTTCGGAATGTTATTTGCCCTAGTGGGAGCCATTACTGCACAGCTGGCCGGCACCTCCCGGGGAGCTTCGGGACTTGCCGGAATGATTATGGCCGTGACCTTTCTGATCTCCGGTACGGCTAATGCCTTAGGAGAGTTCCATCCCGATACCCTGACCGTGGAGAGTCAGTGGTACACCTATTTGTCTCCCTATGGATGGTATCAGCAGATCCATGCGTTCCATGATAATCAGTGGATTTTTCTCTTACTCTATGCGGCGGCCATCCTTGTGCTCCTTCCCATCCCCTATCTCCTGCTTCAGCGAAGGGATCTGGGCGCGGGAATCCTTCCGTCGAAGAAAGGCCGGACCGAGGCATCGCCTTTCCTGCGGTCTCCTCTGGGACTTGCCTGGAGACTCCATCGAAAGTTGATGCTCATCTGGATTATCATCTCCCTTTCCCTGGGTGCCCTTTTCGGAGCCATCAGCGATGAGTTTTCCGAGGCCCTGGGCGCTTTGGAGCAGGCGGAGGCCCTTTTCTCCGAGGAAATGATGCTGCTTAGCATCATCAGTATATTAGGAAGCTTAATGGTGATCTACGTCATTCAGGCCTTACTGATCCTTGCGGGAGAAGAAAGCAGCGGCGGTGTGGAATCCGTACTGTCCGCCTCGGTTTCCCGAAGAACCTGGCTTGGAGGTCATTTATTGATGACAATTCTGGGAAGCTTTTTAATACTTCTGGCCATTGGTTTGGCCACGGGACTAGCGGCACCTCAGGAGACCTTTACCGTTGGCATGCTTTTGGAGACATCCATGCTGTTGTTTCCCGCTTTTCTGGCGGTTACGGGAATCTCCCTCTTTGCCTATTCCCTTTCCCACAAACTGTTTCCTGCAGTTCCCTGGGCTATGCTTATTATCGGTCTCGGCTTCGGACCCTTTTTCGGTCCCGCCATGGATCTGCCCCAGTTTCTGCAGAACCTCTCCCCCTTTACCCACGTTCCTTATCTCTTTGAGGATCTGGAGGGAATAGGATACTGGATCTTTGCGGTCCTCGGGGTGGTAACCTTGATTCTGGGGACCCTTCGAATTCGTACACGGCCCCTGGATTTGCCCTAG
- a CDS encoding ABC transporter ATP-binding protein: MKMINIENLTKYYGSFKALDNLNLTVNQGDIMGFIGPNGAGKTTTIRILLGLLKKHEGTVEVFGKDAWEKNVEIHKNLAYVPGDVQLWSNFTGGEIIDLLGDLRGSMNKSKRTELIERFQLDPGKKFKTYSKGNRQKVALISALSSDVDLYIFDEPTSGLDPLMERVFQECVRELHQQGKTILLSSHILAEVERLCNKIAIIKEGTIVETGEIHEMEHLKRTHFTIVAENIKDTLKNLIYVHNLKETDNQLDFEVEQHHINDLFRVLSRYTIASVKSHPPKLEDIFIDHYREEEVS, translated from the coding sequence ATGAAAATGATCAACATTGAAAATTTAACCAAGTATTACGGTTCTTTTAAAGCCCTGGACAACTTAAACCTTACGGTAAATCAGGGGGATATTATGGGCTTTATCGGACCCAACGGCGCGGGAAAGACCACGACGATTCGAATTTTACTGGGACTGTTGAAAAAGCATGAGGGCACCGTGGAGGTCTTCGGGAAGGACGCCTGGGAGAAAAATGTGGAGATTCATAAGAACCTGGCCTATGTACCGGGAGATGTGCAGTTGTGGTCCAACTTTACCGGCGGAGAAATCATCGATCTTTTGGGAGACCTTCGGGGTTCCATGAACAAAAGTAAGCGAACAGAACTGATCGAGCGGTTCCAGCTGGATCCGGGAAAGAAATTCAAGACCTACTCCAAAGGAAACCGGCAAAAAGTAGCCTTGATCTCCGCACTGTCTTCGGATGTGGATCTGTACATCTTTGATGAGCCCACCTCGGGACTGGATCCTCTGATGGAAAGGGTGTTTCAGGAGTGTGTCCGGGAGCTGCACCAGCAGGGAAAAACCATCCTGCTTTCCAGCCATATTTTAGCGGAGGTGGAACGCCTCTGCAACAAGATCGCCATCATCAAGGAAGGCACCATTGTGGAAACCGGGGAGATTCATGAGATGGAACACTTAAAGCGGACCCACTTTACCATCGTGGCCGAGAATATAAAGGATACGCTGAAAAACCTGATTTATGTCCACAATCTGAAAGAAACCGACAATCAGCTGGATTTCGAAGTGGAACAGCACCACATCAATGATCTGTTTAGGGTGCTCAGCCGATATACCATCGCATCCGTCAAATCTCATCCGCCGAAACTGGAGGATATCTTCATCGATCATTACCGGGAGGAGGAAGTTTCATGA
- a CDS encoding sensor histidine kinase has protein sequence MSKNTATTPKDPVIPDKIRSSLVLKLNLKMAGILIAAFFLMNFFISILYFSTTLWRAEQSAEDLLTRYGQELSLTEDTEIFIGSYHLRFSDTEPDGNVFFSTILHWLPFPLDDSIRSFSLAQDPSGEALFSRLERARYDISIPVEGGFHHVTYTLERDFHVFFFILIVLIILEFLYLLVSLKNNRNSIRRVLRPLSQLAETTNKLRAGLDSDGRITDQKDLEDLARVISGFDTTKMGKGIPLEQTQNELKDLAGAINEMLHRINQSYEAQVRFVSDASHELRTPIAVIQGYANLLDRWGKNDPKTLDESIHAIKSETENMQNLVEQLLFLARGDSENLPLQPEVMNLSEVGTMVIREAKLIDSKHPFQINAVDNVYLKGDPQLIKQAIRILVDNSIKYTPEGDEILLRIYYNDQKAYIQVQDQGEGMQPEVVPRIFDRFYRSESARGGTASGAGLGLSIAKWIIEKHQGNLEVLSREGIGTRITIELPEASLNDKSFE, from the coding sequence ATGAGTAAAAATACAGCAACTACCCCAAAGGATCCCGTAATCCCTGATAAGATCCGTTCCTCCTTAGTACTTAAACTGAACCTGAAAATGGCAGGCATTTTGATTGCGGCCTTTTTTCTTATGAACTTTTTTATCTCCATTCTTTACTTTTCCACCACCCTCTGGCGAGCCGAGCAGAGCGCTGAGGATCTTCTTACCCGTTATGGTCAGGAGCTTTCCCTTACAGAGGATACAGAAATCTTTATCGGTTCCTATCACCTTCGCTTCTCGGATACGGAACCGGACGGAAACGTATTTTTCAGCACTATTCTGCATTGGCTTCCTTTTCCCTTGGATGACAGCATTCGAAGTTTCAGTTTAGCCCAGGACCCTTCAGGGGAAGCGTTGTTCAGTCGATTGGAAAGAGCCCGCTATGATATCAGTATCCCGGTTGAGGGAGGTTTTCATCACGTTACCTATACCCTGGAGCGGGATTTTCATGTTTTCTTTTTCATCCTCATTGTACTGATTATTTTGGAATTCCTCTATCTATTAGTCAGTCTGAAAAACAATCGAAATTCCATTCGAAGGGTACTCAGACCCCTGTCGCAACTGGCGGAAACCACAAACAAACTGCGGGCGGGATTGGACTCCGACGGAAGAATCACGGATCAGAAGGACCTTGAGGATCTGGCCCGGGTGATCAGCGGGTTTGATACAACAAAGATGGGAAAAGGCATTCCCCTGGAGCAGACCCAGAATGAATTAAAGGACTTGGCGGGAGCCATTAATGAGATGCTCCATCGGATCAATCAGTCCTATGAGGCGCAGGTGCGCTTTGTCTCCGATGCCTCCCACGAACTCCGAACCCCCATTGCGGTAATCCAGGGCTATGCCAACCTGCTGGACCGCTGGGGAAAAAACGATCCGAAAACCCTGGACGAATCCATCCATGCCATAAAAAGCGAGACGGAAAACATGCAAAACCTGGTGGAACAACTGCTCTTTTTAGCACGGGGGGACAGCGAGAACCTGCCGCTGCAGCCGGAAGTGATGAACCTTTCCGAGGTGGGAACCATGGTGATTCGGGAAGCCAAGCTCATTGATTCGAAGCATCCCTTTCAAATTAATGCTGTGGACAATGTATATCTTAAAGGGGATCCGCAATTAATCAAACAGGCAATCCGGATTTTAGTGGACAACAGTATCAAATATACCCCGGAGGGGGATGAAATTCTACTACGGATTTATTACAACGACCAAAAGGCCTATATTCAGGTGCAGGATCAGGGAGAAGGTATGCAGCCCGAAGTGGTGCCCCGTATCTTTGACCGGTTTTACCGCTCGGAAAGTGCCCGGGGAGGGACCGCCAGCGGGGCGGGACTGGGTCTTTCCATCGCCAAATGGATCATTGAAAAGCATCAGGGCAACCTGGAAGTTTTAAGCCGGGAAGGGATCGGCACCCGAATTACCATCGAACTTCCCGAGGCAAGCCTTAATGATAAATCTTTCGAGTAA
- a CDS encoding response regulator transcription factor gives MESILIIEDEEKIARFVELELTYEGYKVTKVTNGRDGLELLKVQPFNLILLDIMLPGINGIEVLRRIRQFSRVPVILLTARDSVMDKVMGLDGGSNDYITKPFAIEELLARIRVHLRAHNGKEEAPSSHILKIGPLTMDSQKRSVRVDSAAVDLTKKEFDLLEYLMKNKNIVMERERIVESIWGYDFQGETNAVDVYVRYLRGKIEEPFGIKIIHTVRGVGYVIKDE, from the coding sequence ATGGAGAGCATACTGATCATTGAGGATGAAGAAAAAATTGCACGCTTTGTGGAGCTGGAACTCACCTATGAAGGCTATAAGGTTACAAAGGTGACCAATGGACGGGACGGGCTGGAGCTTTTGAAGGTTCAGCCCTTCAATTTAATTCTGCTGGATATTATGCTGCCGGGAATCAACGGCATTGAAGTCCTTCGAAGAATCCGTCAGTTTTCCCGGGTTCCCGTCATCCTTCTTACGGCCCGAGATTCGGTTATGGATAAGGTCATGGGCCTTGACGGAGGCTCCAACGACTATATTACCAAACCCTTTGCCATTGAAGAGCTCTTAGCCCGAATCCGGGTGCATTTACGAGCCCATAATGGGAAGGAAGAAGCCCCGTCCTCCCACATATTGAAAATCGGTCCCCTCACCATGGATTCTCAAAAGCGGAGTGTTAGGGTGGATTCTGCGGCGGTGGATCTTACCAAAAAAGAGTTTGATTTGTTGGAATACCTGATGAAAAATAAAAACATCGTTATGGAGCGGGAAAGGATTGTAGAGAGCATCTGGGGATATGATTTTCAGGGAGAAACCAATGCCGTGGACGTTTATGTCCGCTATCTCAGGGGGAAAATCGAAGAACCCTTTGGGATTAAAATAATTCACACCGTAAGGGGAGTGGGATATGTGATTAAAGATGAGTAA
- a CDS encoding DUF4342 domain-containing protein, with product MTNLEQVKKLKEHADITYEEAKEVLERANGDILEAVIILERENRMEPPKEGGYYRSAEEPEVTPEEMKKESQGEQSKDKADRISFGEVLGDFFRWAGKMLHKGNVNSLRVEKDGESIMMIPITLLVLLLFFAFWVVIPVSILGLVLGYRYRFQGADFEKTKVNETVDKVSDATLRAVDSVTQTAKDTAKDFRKKDDEKNGEHTDH from the coding sequence ATGACAAATTTAGAGCAGGTAAAAAAACTGAAAGAACATGCAGACATCACCTATGAAGAAGCAAAGGAAGTGTTGGAGAGGGCCAATGGGGATATTTTAGAGGCCGTGATTATTCTTGAGAGGGAAAACCGGATGGAGCCTCCCAAGGAAGGCGGGTATTACCGCTCGGCGGAAGAGCCGGAGGTAACGCCTGAGGAAATGAAAAAAGAAAGCCAAGGGGAACAATCTAAGGATAAGGCGGACCGCATCTCTTTCGGAGAAGTCTTAGGAGATTTTTTCCGATGGGCGGGTAAAATGCTCCATAAAGGAAACGTCAACAGCCTTCGGGTTGAAAAGGACGGGGAAAGCATTATGATGATCCCCATTACCCTGTTGGTGCTTTTACTGTTCTTCGCCTTTTGGGTCGTTATCCCCGTATCTATTCTCGGCCTTGTTTTAGGCTACCGTTACCGCTTTCAAGGAGCGGATTTTGAAAAGACCAAAGTTAATGAAACCGTGGATAAGGTTTCCGATGCCACCCTTAGAGCCGTAGATTCCGTAACCCAAACCGCGAAGGATACCGCCAAGGATTTTCGAAAAAAGGATGATGAGAAAAATGGAGAGCATACTGATCATTGA
- a CDS encoding ABC transporter ATP-binding protein translates to MEKTVKDSENNSTREDIIEVKNLRKTYKNVKAVDGIDLKVKKQEILAILGPNGAGKTTTVEMLEGLRKPTGGEIYYFGEHVKVVDEKIKERIGVQLQKSTFFKNLKVKEIITAFGGLYEKRLPTEMLIKKFSLDEKKNDYMKNLSGGQVQRVALACAVVNDPDIVFLDEPTTGLDPQARRNLWDEIKALKEEGKTVVLTTHYMEEAEALADYVYIIDHGNIIAKGTVEELINSLEKSSVVAFEMDQKDFDPKTLFKEEVKSVNGRYEVRTNDVEKSLAKLFQYTRDHQAHIANMRIRKPNLEDVFLSLTGRKLRE, encoded by the coding sequence ATGGAAAAGACAGTAAAGGACAGTGAGAATAACAGCACCAGGGAAGACATCATTGAAGTGAAAAATCTTAGAAAAACCTATAAAAACGTAAAGGCCGTGGACGGGATTGACTTAAAGGTGAAAAAACAGGAGATCCTGGCCATCCTCGGGCCCAACGGGGCGGGAAAGACCACCACGGTGGAAATGCTGGAGGGCCTTCGAAAACCCACCGGGGGAGAGATTTACTATTTCGGTGAACACGTGAAAGTGGTGGATGAAAAGATTAAAGAACGCATCGGGGTCCAGCTGCAAAAGAGCACGTTTTTTAAGAATCTGAAGGTAAAAGAGATCATTACCGCCTTCGGCGGCCTCTACGAAAAGCGGCTGCCCACGGAGATGCTGATCAAGAAGTTCAGTCTGGACGAGAAGAAAAACGATTATATGAAAAACCTTTCCGGAGGCCAGGTGCAGCGGGTGGCCCTGGCCTGTGCCGTGGTCAACGACCCGGATATCGTATTTTTGGATGAGCCCACCACGGGACTGGATCCCCAGGCAAGAAGAAACCTGTGGGATGAGATCAAAGCCTTAAAGGAAGAGGGAAAAACCGTGGTACTGACCACCCACTACATGGAGGAGGCCGAGGCCCTGGCGGACTACGTCTACATCATCGACCACGGCAATATCATCGCCAAGGGCACCGTGGAGGAGCTGATCAACAGCCTGGAGAAATCCTCGGTGGTGGCCTTTGAAATGGATCAGAAGGACTTTGATCCGAAAACCCTGTTTAAAGAAGAGGTAAAATCCGTGAACGGTCGCTATGAGGTCCGAACCAACGACGTGGAAAAATCCCTGGCAAAACTCTTTCAGTACACCCGGGATCACCAGGCACATATTGCCAACATGCGGATTCGAAAGCCCAATTTAGAGGACGTATTTCTAAGTCTTACGGGTAGAAAACTACGGGAATAG
- a CDS encoding ABC transporter permease has protein sequence MKLKSLTIAMLKDQFRDFETVFWTILFPTGMLVLFISIFGQVFGDGGVEARVNYGVHYQEPTYGITDGVVRGIFHEMETTDQGDFSFREVRDLKEGQDLIQEGAIDLVISFPEGFSRLNPVFEGEPPKETPVTSLTLYHSSRAESLLAKDIFHSVIDETNLQISAQGQEVPMEFQRVAVGAPETGDFSYENFIFPGMILLALMTISFFNLPLGLVDYKEQGVFKKINASPVKGKDYYLGILLSQLVVLILALGALYTAGLFFDISPRVYQPPFIAFLLYASVTVLSFGLLFTAFFKNTATLAPFSNILYFITMFLSGLYFEIQAIPIFLRWYSVINPVTHLVDGLRAIIVENPLPQTSVIIPGVWFLISLGVYTFNQKQVSRNE, from the coding sequence ATGAAACTGAAAAGCTTAACCATTGCCATGCTGAAAGACCAGTTTCGGGACTTTGAAACCGTGTTTTGGACCATTCTCTTTCCCACGGGGATGCTGGTGCTCTTTATCAGCATTTTCGGCCAGGTTTTCGGAGACGGCGGGGTGGAGGCCCGGGTAAACTACGGGGTCCATTACCAGGAGCCCACCTACGGCATCACCGACGGGGTGGTCCGGGGAATCTTTCACGAAATGGAGACCACGGACCAGGGGGACTTTTCCTTTCGGGAGGTAAGGGACCTTAAAGAGGGACAGGACCTTATCCAAGAGGGAGCGATCGATCTTGTAATCAGCTTTCCCGAGGGCTTCTCCCGGTTAAACCCGGTGTTTGAAGGAGAACCCCCTAAGGAGACTCCGGTAACCAGCCTCACACTGTATCATTCCTCCCGGGCGGAGTCCCTATTGGCCAAGGACATTTTCCACTCGGTGATTGACGAGACGAACCTGCAAATTTCCGCCCAGGGCCAGGAAGTGCCCATGGAATTTCAAAGAGTGGCGGTGGGAGCCCCGGAGACCGGAGATTTTAGCTACGAGAACTTCATCTTTCCCGGAATGATTCTGTTGGCCCTGATGACCATCAGCTTTTTCAATCTGCCCCTGGGCCTTGTGGATTATAAGGAGCAGGGGGTGTTTAAAAAGATCAACGCCTCTCCGGTAAAGGGGAAGGACTACTATTTAGGCATCCTTCTGTCCCAACTGGTGGTTTTGATCCTGGCTTTGGGGGCCCTGTACACCGCGGGACTGTTCTTTGACATCTCCCCCCGGGTATATCAACCGCCCTTTATCGCCTTTTTGCTTTATGCTTCGGTGACGGTGCTGTCCTTCGGACTGCTGTTTACCGCCTTTTTCAAAAACACCGCCACCTTGGCGCCCTTTAGCAATATTTTATACTTTATCACCATGTTTCTCAGCGGACTGTACTTCGAAATCCAGGCCATCCCCATATTTTTACGGTGGTACTCGGTGATCAACCCGGTAACCCATTTGGTGGACGGCCTCCGGGCGATTATCGTGGAAAACCCCCTACCCCAAACCAGTGTAATCATCCCCGGGGTATGGTTTCTCATCTCCCTAGGGGTGTATACTTTTAATCAAAAGCAGGTGAGCCGCAATGAATAA
- a CDS encoding ABC transporter permease: MNKRLIHATRTFMKETFRNKLDIFFTVFFPILFIVIFGNMFLMGSDQDQIWRVGLIAEEAGEIEPYFAPHRVTVYDDEESLSTAVEERREQVGVDYRPGAATIYLLEDLQSMGEGIFLQGFVETTLRQYALGTDQQFIALEDELVAVGAEAAFEIDYLITGVMALSLLSGGMFATIGVFGRYKKQEVIKRFMATPMKPWEFVTGASFTKILLNFAAIMIIIYLSRLLYGVSLDFHWGIFLAIILTSSIGMMGFGVLVLLVFRKTETALTGASILYVIMTFFSGVYFPVAFIPDQFQWVSRILPVTYLIEVLRYGAGIEAMDAGYFLMLNGVFVILGGGLLVLASKRFVDSEKQ; the protein is encoded by the coding sequence ATGAATAAACGACTGATCCATGCAACGAGAACCTTTATGAAGGAAACCTTTCGAAACAAACTGGATATTTTCTTCACCGTCTTCTTTCCGATTCTCTTTATTGTGATCTTCGGAAACATGTTCTTAATGGGCAGTGACCAGGACCAGATTTGGCGGGTGGGGCTGATCGCCGAAGAAGCCGGGGAAATAGAGCCCTATTTTGCGCCCCATAGGGTAACGGTCTATGACGATGAAGAAAGCCTCAGCACCGCCGTGGAGGAGCGCAGGGAGCAAGTGGGGGTGGACTACCGACCGGGGGCCGCCACCATCTATCTGTTGGAGGATTTACAAAGCATGGGGGAGGGGATTTTCCTTCAGGGCTTTGTGGAAACCACCCTTCGCCAGTACGCCCTGGGCACCGATCAGCAGTTTATTGCCCTGGAGGATGAGCTGGTGGCCGTAGGGGCCGAGGCCGCCTTTGAAATCGACTATCTGATCACCGGGGTAATGGCCCTGTCCCTTCTATCCGGAGGAATGTTTGCCACCATCGGCGTCTTCGGCCGGTATAAAAAGCAGGAAGTGATCAAACGGTTTATGGCCACCCCGATGAAACCCTGGGAGTTTGTCACCGGGGCCAGCTTTACCAAGATCCTGTTGAACTTCGCCGCCATTATGATCATCATCTATCTATCCCGGCTTCTCTACGGGGTAAGTCTGGACTTTCACTGGGGGATTTTCCTGGCGATCATTCTTACCTCCAGCATCGGTATGATGGGCTTCGGGGTATTGGTACTACTAGTCTTTCGAAAAACCGAAACCGCCCTGACCGGAGCCTCGATCCTGTATGTGATCATGACCTTTTTCTCCGGGGTCTATTTCCCCGTGGCCTTTATCCCCGATCAGTTTCAGTGGGTCAGCAGGATTCTTCCCGTTACCTACCTGATCGAAGTCCTTCGCTACGGCGCCGGGATTGAAGCCATGGACGCCGGCTACTTTCTGATGTTAAACGGCGTTTTCGTAATTTTGGGAGGGGGCCTGTTGGTCCTTGCCTCTAAACGCTTTGTGGATTCGGAGAAGCAGTAA
- a CDS encoding dicarboxylate/amino acid:cation symporter: MKNIGLLPRLIIGIISGILIGLFFPEWIGRILYTFTHIFGELLGYIVPLIIIGFIVPGIAELGSKAGKLLAGTAGMAYLSTLAAGIVAFFISILIIPGIIDGGTAGDPDAVGLTSFLELEIPPIMGVMTALVTAFIFGLGINFLRHEKAQEVLFTFMEEFRTIIVGFIKKVIIPFLPIHIAGIFADMAASGEAFQTLQVFGQVFILIILMHLGYIILQYTLASTRTGRNPFAAIKKMVPAYTTALGTMSSAATIPVTLRSTKANGVSERVADFVVPLSATIHLAGSTISLVACAVAVMVLGGETPQFLEFLPFIVMLGVTMVAAPGVPGGAVMAALGLLSSILGFTEAQQGLMIALYMAQDGFGTACNITGDGAIASFIDTFANKPQSAKS, translated from the coding sequence ATGAAAAACATTGGATTACTTCCAAGACTGATTATCGGTATTATATCCGGAATTTTAATCGGTCTGTTTTTCCCGGAGTGGATCGGTCGGATTCTTTATACCTTTACCCACATCTTCGGTGAGCTGCTGGGCTACATTGTGCCCCTGATTATCATCGGATTTATCGTACCGGGAATTGCAGAACTGGGATCAAAAGCGGGGAAACTCTTGGCGGGTACCGCCGGGATGGCCTACCTTTCCACCCTAGCGGCGGGAATTGTAGCCTTTTTCATCTCCATTTTGATCATCCCGGGAATCATTGACGGAGGAACCGCCGGGGATCCCGATGCGGTGGGACTGACCTCCTTTTTGGAGCTGGAAATTCCACCGATCATGGGGGTTATGACCGCGTTGGTCACCGCCTTTATCTTCGGCCTGGGAATCAACTTCCTACGCCATGAAAAGGCCCAGGAAGTACTGTTTACCTTTATGGAAGAGTTTCGAACCATCATTGTGGGCTTTATCAAGAAGGTGATCATTCCCTTCCTTCCCATTCATATTGCCGGTATTTTTGCGGATATGGCCGCTTCCGGGGAAGCCTTTCAAACCCTGCAGGTATTCGGACAGGTATTTATTCTAATTATTCTAATGCACCTGGGATACATTATCCTGCAGTACACCTTAGCCTCTACCCGAACGGGACGAAATCCCTTCGCCGCCATTAAAAAAATGGTGCCCGCCTATACCACGGCCTTAGGTACCATGTCCAGTGCGGCGACGATTCCCGTAACCCTACGAAGCACCAAGGCCAACGGTGTCAGCGAACGGGTGGCGGACTTTGTGGTTCCCCTTTCCGCAACCATTCACCTGGCGGGAAGTACTATCTCCCTGGTGGCCTGCGCCGTGGCGGTAATGGTACTGGGTGGAGAGACGCCCCAGTTCCTTGAGTTTTTACCCTTTATTGTCATGCTGGGGGTTACCATGGTGGCGGCACCGGGCGTGCCCGGCGGCGCAGTTATGGCGGCCCTGGGACTACTGTCCAGTATCCTTGGCTTTACCGAAGCCCAACAAGGATTAATGATTGCCCTTTACATGGCCCAGGACGGATTCGGTACCGCCTGCAACATCACCGGTGACGGAGCCATTGCCTCCTTTATCGATACCTTTGCCAATAAGCCCCAGTCCGCGAAATCCTAA
- a CDS encoding DUF1819 family protein — translation MGKYKSTIKSLSFLHLELKKASELRLEGFNDKEIKERIREDNIFMLKSDNRKRAIASEIVARLSQLDEALMEMITTKHSSIGKLITLYSIMKKDQLFLAFMQEVYRDKLILGDHRVTAKDFNLFYQGKREQEEVMGTWTDYTYKKLTQVYKRILVEAGLAKRVNKDIEIQPAIIDYDLEESIKAVGDEDYVKILQGVRQ, via the coding sequence ATGGGAAAATACAAGTCTACAATTAAATCACTTTCATTTCTGCATTTAGAGCTGAAAAAAGCTTCGGAACTGAGGTTGGAAGGTTTCAATGATAAAGAAATTAAAGAACGCATACGGGAAGATAACATCTTTATGCTTAAATCGGATAACCGAAAACGGGCGATTGCTTCAGAAATAGTGGCGCGATTAAGTCAACTGGATGAAGCATTAATGGAAATGATTACTACAAAACACAGCAGTATCGGAAAACTCATTACGCTGTATAGCATTATGAAAAAAGACCAGCTTTTTCTCGCTTTCATGCAGGAGGTGTACCGGGACAAACTAATACTAGGGGATCACCGGGTGACCGCTAAAGACTTTAATCTGTTTTATCAGGGAAAGAGGGAACAGGAGGAAGTGATGGGTACCTGGACAGATTACACCTATAAAAAGTTAACCCAGGTTTATAAGCGAATACTCGTGGAAGCGGGACTCGCTAAGCGTGTGAATAAGGACATTGAAATCCAACCGGCGATTATTGATTATGATTTGGAAGAAAGTATTAAAGCCGTTGGGGATGAAGATTATGTAAAGATTTTACAAGGAGTGAGACAATGA